Proteins co-encoded in one Prunus persica cultivar Lovell chromosome G6, Prunus_persica_NCBIv2, whole genome shotgun sequence genomic window:
- the LOC18772679 gene encoding uncharacterized protein LOC18772679 isoform X1, translated as MIIRRMVQIIPESVGKLWSEWNVRVMVVSSLCLQILLILVGNRRKYIAKPWIRIVTWTAYLSADWVATVALGMISSFQGENNDPESSTNSNSSQILMVLWVPFLLLHLGGPDTITAYSLEDNELWLRHLLGLLVQAVAALYIFLQSWTASQYQLPSLAIPIFVSGIIKYGERTWVLRSASSERFRELLLPPPNQSDYAEFATEVYSKEIRGEPAAFSMIPEAPFVPGVRPTIAEAKPIHEAYQLFRILKRLYADLILDHYDERWCHYMIGDHPFDYIFKLLEIELGFMYDVLYTKANVVYSLTEKPVKFGGIQKFVGTYDIWEKYCYSTLEDVPIKMKQFIFEQLKVARSESHVSQVLSWRGDQVLEKANCDEKLSWSLVEVPFDQSILLWHIATDLCYYTDLEKYQEIPTPDSKHNFSKLVSNYLMHILVTRPFMLPKGIGKIRFRDTCAEATNFFEKRRSIISGSNGKGRARQVLLEVNTDVDPESVIGDRSKTVLFTGCRLAKQLQSLETEEEWGNEEKWEMIAKVWIEMLCYAASQCGWNEHAQHLRKGGELLTHVCLLMANFGLSEQFQIRVGAPRISIGTRG; from the exons atgatAATTAGAAGGATGGTGCAAATTATTCCAGAGAGTGTGGGAAAACTATGGAGCGAATGGAACGTTAGGGTCATGGTTGTAAGCAGCCTATGCTTACAAATCCTGCTAATACTCGTTGGAAATCGACGCAAGTACATTGCAAAACCCTGGATCAGAATTGTCACTTGGACAGCGTACTTATCAGCAGATTGGGTTGCAACTGTTGCCCTGGGCATGATATCCAGCTTTCAAGGAGAAAATAATGATCCAGAAAGTTCCACAAATTCAAACAGCAGCCAAATCCTGATGGTTTTGTGGGTACCCTTTCTTCTGCTTCACCTTGGCGGCCCAGACACCATCACTGCTTACTCATTGGAGGACAATGAGCTCTGGCTGAGGCACCTATTGGGCTTACTTGTGCAGGCTGTAGCCGCTTTATACATCTTTTTGCAGTCATGGACAGCAAGCCAGTACCAGCTCCCCTCACTAGCAATACCGATTTTTGTTTCAGGAATTATCAAGTATGGGGAGAGGACTTGGGTCCTGCGTTCTGCAAGCAGTGAGAGATTTAGGGAGCTGTTGCTCCCACCCCCTAACCAAAGTGATTATGCTGAGTTTGCCACTGAAGTTTATTCCAAAGAAATTCGGGGAGAGCCTGCAGCTTTCTCTATGATCCCTGAAGCTCCATTTGTACCTGGAGTTCGTCCCACTATTGCTGAAGCCAAACCAATCCATGAAGCCTATCAATTATTCAGAATCTTGAAGCGTCTCTATGCGGATTTGATCCTTGATCATTATGATGAACGATGGTGCCATTACATGATCGGCGACCATCCATTCGATTACATCTTCAAACTACTGGAGATTGAGCTTGGCTTTATGTATGATGTGCTGTACACAAAGGCAAACGTGGTGTATTCTCTCACAG AGAAGCCCGTAAAGTTTGGTGGAATTCAAAAGTTCGTTGGCACCTATGACATTTGGGAGAAGTACTGCTATTCAACTTTAGAGGATGTCCCTATCAAAATGAAACAGTTTATCTTTGAGCAACTCAAAGTTGCTCGAAGCGAAAGTCATGTTAGCCAAGTGTTGAGTTGGAGAGGTGATCAAGTGCTAGAGAAGGCAAATTGTGATGAAAAATTGAGTTGGAGCTTGGTTGAAGTACCTTTCGACCAGAGCATTCTTCTGTGGCACATAGCAACGGATTTGTGCTACTATACTGACCTAGAAAAATATCAGGAGATCCCTACTCCCGATTCGAAACACAATTTCAGCAAGTTGGTCTCGAATTACCTGATGCACATTCTCGTGACGCGCCCTTTCATGTTGCCAAAGGGAATTGGGAAAATTAGGTTCCGGGATACTTGTGCTGAGgccacaaatttttttgagaagagaagaagtaTCATAAGTGGTAGTAATGGAAAAGGCCGTGCCCGTCAAGTGTTGCTTGAGGTGAACACAGACGTGGATCCAGAGAGCGTGATTGGGGATAGAAGCAAGACAGTATTGTTTACCGGGTGTAGGCTTGCAAAACAGTTGCAATCACTTGAAACAGAGGAAGAATGGGGAAATGAAGAGAAATGGGAAATGATAGCTAAGGTGTGGATAGAGATGTTGTGCTATGCAGCAAGCCAATGTGGATGGAATGAGCACGCCCAACATCTTAGAAAGGGAGGAGAGCTTCTTACTCATGTTTGTCTTCTCATGGCAAATTTTGGTTTGAGTGAACAATTTCAGATAAGAGTAGGGGCGCCAAGAATATCTATCGGAACCAGGGGGTGA
- the LOC18773687 gene encoding uncharacterized protein LOC18773687, whose protein sequence is MGCNFAKEVWGCSSDIWPFTSQTGDLYRWLSSLGCSTPKSDLDLLSKALLICWQIWEARNNMLFQGSKLHPACYIHAVANVGLDYWQLNSSVQKEKDIPMVIKWHPPPTCWIKINFDGSLMNSQASTGFVIRNCDGHVLLAGSNNIGENSINAVESVALRDGLVAAIERGWDQIMVEGDSKLVIDSIHVFREANFKADAVAKLDHGLSAQVCWELVLPLSVCSPFYFDIFGHSCPRGFVL, encoded by the exons ATGGGCTGCAACTTTGCTAAGGAGGTTTGGGGATGCTCATCTGATATCTGGCCTTTTACTTCACAGACTGGTGATCTGTATAGATGGCTTTCATCGCTGGGTTGCTCTACTCCTAAGTCTGATCTGGACCTCCTTTCCAAAGCCCTCCTAATTTGCTGGCAAATCTGGGAGGCAAGAAATAACATGTTGTTCCAAGGTTCTAAGCTGCACCCGGCTTGTTATATCCATGCTGTTGCAAATGTGGGTTTGGATTATTGGCAGCTTAATTCATCGGTCCAGAAGGAAAAAGATATTCCCATGGTGATTAAATGGCATCCCCCTCCCACTTGTTGGATTAAAATTAACTTTGATGGGTCTCTCATGAACTCTCAAGCTTCCACAGGCTTTGTCATCCGAAACTGCGATGGTCACGTCCTTCTAGCCGGCTCCAATAACATTGGCGAGAATTCCATAAATGCGGTTGAAAGCGTTGCTCTTCGGGATGGTCTTGTTGCTGCTATTGAGAGGGGTTGGGACCAAATCATGGTTGAAGGTGATTCTAAACTCGTTATTGACAGTATC CATGTGTTCAGGGAGGCAAACTTCAAGGCTGATGCGGTTGCTAAGCTGGACCATGGGTTATCAGCGCAAGTTTGTTGGGAGCTTGTTCTTCCGCTATCAGTTTGCTCCCCCTTTTATTTCGACATCTTTGGGCATTCTTGCCCTCGGGGCTTTGTTTTGTAA
- the LOC18775119 gene encoding tropinone reductase homolog At1g07440 encodes MGSRDRERRWSLEGLTALVTGGTKGIGHAIVEELAGLGATIHTCARNEVDLNDCLSQWEKKGFQVTGSVCDVVSRAQREELINKVSSLFDGKLNILINNVGTSILKPTMEFTAEDYTFLMSTNLESAYHFCQLAHPLLKASGAGNIVFLSSVAGVVSVEVGSAYSATKGAINQLAKNLACEWAKDNIRINSVAPWFIKTPLAEHFLSDEFFLKIINSRTPLGRPGEPEEVSALVAFLCLPAASYITGQTICVDGGMTVNGLLFQGA; translated from the exons ATGGGTagcagagacagagagagaagatggtCTCTTGAGGGATTGACTGCTCTTGTTACTGGAGGAACCAAAGGGATTGG GCACGCTATAGTGGAAGAATTGGCAGGGCTAGGTGCAACTATTCATACTTGTGCTCGGAATGAAGTTGATCTCAATGACTGCTTGAGCCAATGGGAGAAGAAGGGTTTTCAAGTCACTGGTTCAGTGTGTGATGTGGTGTCAAGAGCCCAAAGAGAGGAGCTTATAAACAAAGTCTCATCTTTGTTTGATGGAAAACTTAACATCCTT ATAAACAATGTGGGAACAAGCATACTAAAACCAACGATGGAGTTCACAGCTGAAGATTATACCTTTCTTATGAGTACCAATCTTGAATCTGCTTATCACTTCTGCCAACTTGCACATCCTCTGCTCAAAGCTTCAGGGGCCGGTAACATTGTTTTTCTGTCTTCTGTTGCTGGTGTGGTTTCGGTGGAAGTTGGATCTGCATATTCTGCCACTAAAG gaGCAATAAATCAATTAGCCAAAAACTTGGCATGTGAGTGGGCAAAAGATAACATAAGGATTAATAGTGTTGCACCTTGGTTCATCAAAACTCCCCTCGCTGAACAT TTTCTCAGCgacgaattttttttgaagatCATCAACTCTCGAACACCATTAGGACGCCCTGGAGAGCCAGAAGAGGTGTCAGCCTTGGTGGCATTTCTATGCCTACCCGCAGCCTCTTACATAACTGGCCAAACTATTTGCGTTGACGGAGGAATGACTGTCAATGGCCTCCTCTTCCAAGGAGCATGA
- the LOC18772679 gene encoding uncharacterized protein LOC18772679 isoform X2 has protein sequence MVVSSLCLQILLILVGNRRKYIAKPWIRIVTWTAYLSADWVATVALGMISSFQGENNDPESSTNSNSSQILMVLWVPFLLLHLGGPDTITAYSLEDNELWLRHLLGLLVQAVAALYIFLQSWTASQYQLPSLAIPIFVSGIIKYGERTWVLRSASSERFRELLLPPPNQSDYAEFATEVYSKEIRGEPAAFSMIPEAPFVPGVRPTIAEAKPIHEAYQLFRILKRLYADLILDHYDERWCHYMIGDHPFDYIFKLLEIELGFMYDVLYTKANVVYSLTEKPVKFGGIQKFVGTYDIWEKYCYSTLEDVPIKMKQFIFEQLKVARSESHVSQVLSWRGDQVLEKANCDEKLSWSLVEVPFDQSILLWHIATDLCYYTDLEKYQEIPTPDSKHNFSKLVSNYLMHILVTRPFMLPKGIGKIRFRDTCAEATNFFEKRRSIISGSNGKGRARQVLLEVNTDVDPESVIGDRSKTVLFTGCRLAKQLQSLETEEEWGNEEKWEMIAKVWIEMLCYAASQCGWNEHAQHLRKGGELLTHVCLLMANFGLSEQFQIRVGAPRISIGTRG, from the exons ATGGTTGTAAGCAGCCTATGCTTACAAATCCTGCTAATACTCGTTGGAAATCGACGCAAGTACATTGCAAAACCCTGGATCAGAATTGTCACTTGGACAGCGTACTTATCAGCAGATTGGGTTGCAACTGTTGCCCTGGGCATGATATCCAGCTTTCAAGGAGAAAATAATGATCCAGAAAGTTCCACAAATTCAAACAGCAGCCAAATCCTGATGGTTTTGTGGGTACCCTTTCTTCTGCTTCACCTTGGCGGCCCAGACACCATCACTGCTTACTCATTGGAGGACAATGAGCTCTGGCTGAGGCACCTATTGGGCTTACTTGTGCAGGCTGTAGCCGCTTTATACATCTTTTTGCAGTCATGGACAGCAAGCCAGTACCAGCTCCCCTCACTAGCAATACCGATTTTTGTTTCAGGAATTATCAAGTATGGGGAGAGGACTTGGGTCCTGCGTTCTGCAAGCAGTGAGAGATTTAGGGAGCTGTTGCTCCCACCCCCTAACCAAAGTGATTATGCTGAGTTTGCCACTGAAGTTTATTCCAAAGAAATTCGGGGAGAGCCTGCAGCTTTCTCTATGATCCCTGAAGCTCCATTTGTACCTGGAGTTCGTCCCACTATTGCTGAAGCCAAACCAATCCATGAAGCCTATCAATTATTCAGAATCTTGAAGCGTCTCTATGCGGATTTGATCCTTGATCATTATGATGAACGATGGTGCCATTACATGATCGGCGACCATCCATTCGATTACATCTTCAAACTACTGGAGATTGAGCTTGGCTTTATGTATGATGTGCTGTACACAAAGGCAAACGTGGTGTATTCTCTCACAG AGAAGCCCGTAAAGTTTGGTGGAATTCAAAAGTTCGTTGGCACCTATGACATTTGGGAGAAGTACTGCTATTCAACTTTAGAGGATGTCCCTATCAAAATGAAACAGTTTATCTTTGAGCAACTCAAAGTTGCTCGAAGCGAAAGTCATGTTAGCCAAGTGTTGAGTTGGAGAGGTGATCAAGTGCTAGAGAAGGCAAATTGTGATGAAAAATTGAGTTGGAGCTTGGTTGAAGTACCTTTCGACCAGAGCATTCTTCTGTGGCACATAGCAACGGATTTGTGCTACTATACTGACCTAGAAAAATATCAGGAGATCCCTACTCCCGATTCGAAACACAATTTCAGCAAGTTGGTCTCGAATTACCTGATGCACATTCTCGTGACGCGCCCTTTCATGTTGCCAAAGGGAATTGGGAAAATTAGGTTCCGGGATACTTGTGCTGAGgccacaaatttttttgagaagagaagaagtaTCATAAGTGGTAGTAATGGAAAAGGCCGTGCCCGTCAAGTGTTGCTTGAGGTGAACACAGACGTGGATCCAGAGAGCGTGATTGGGGATAGAAGCAAGACAGTATTGTTTACCGGGTGTAGGCTTGCAAAACAGTTGCAATCACTTGAAACAGAGGAAGAATGGGGAAATGAAGAGAAATGGGAAATGATAGCTAAGGTGTGGATAGAGATGTTGTGCTATGCAGCAAGCCAATGTGGATGGAATGAGCACGCCCAACATCTTAGAAAGGGAGGAGAGCTTCTTACTCATGTTTGTCTTCTCATGGCAAATTTTGGTTTGAGTGAACAATTTCAGATAAGAGTAGGGGCGCCAAGAATATCTATCGGAACCAGGGGGTGA
- the LOC18775402 gene encoding tropinone reductase homolog At1g07440 has translation MSSRERRWSLEGLTALVTGGTRGIGYAIVEELAGFGATIHTCARNEVDLNDCLSQWEKKGFKVTGSVCDVVSKSQREELIKKLSSLFDGKLNILINNVGTNITKPTTEFTAEDYTFLMSTNLESAYHLCQLAHPLLKASGAGSIVFLSSVAGVISLEVGSIYSAAKGAINQLAKNLACEWAKDNIRTNSVAPWFITTPLGDHFLGNEKSLKIIKSRTPLRRPGEPEEVSSLVAFLCLPAASYITGQTISVDGGVTVNGLLFQGA, from the exons ATGAGtagcagagagagaagatggtCTCTGGAGGGATTGACTGCTCTTGTTACTGGTGGAACCAGAGGGATTGG GTATGCTATAGTGGAAGAATTGGCAGGGTTTGGTGCAACTATTCACACTTGTGCTCGGAATGAAGTTGACCTCAATGACTGCTTGAGTCAATGGGAGAAGAAGGGTTTCAAGGTCACTGGTTCAGTGTGTGATGTGGTATCAAAATCCCAAAGAGAGGAGCTTATAAAGAAGCTTTCATCCCTGTTTGATGGGAAACTTAACATCCTT ATAAACAATGTGGgaacaaacataacaaaaccAACGACGGAGTTCACAGCTGAAGATTACACATTTCTTATGAGTACCAATCTTGAATCTGCTTATCATTTGTGCCAACTTGCACATCCTCTGCTCAAAGCTTCAGGAGCCGGCAGCATTGTTTTTCTGTCTTCTGTTGCTGGTGTGATTTCATTGGAAGTTGGATCTATATATTCTGCCGCTAAAG GAGCAATAAATCAATTAGCCAAAAACTTGGCATGCGAGTGGGCAAAAGATAACATAAGAACTAACAGTGTTGCGCCTTGGTTCATCACAACTCCCCTCGGTGACCAT TTTCTCGGCAACGAAAAATCTTTGAAGATCATCAAGTCTCGAACCCCATTAAGACGTCCAGGAGAGCCAGAAGAGGTGTCTTCCTTGGTAGCATTTCTGTGCCTACCGGCCGCCTCTTACATAACTGGCCAAACTATTTCCGTCGATGGAGGGGTGACTGTCAATGGCCTACTCTTCCAAGGAGCATGA